A single Drosophila ananassae strain 14024-0371.13 chromosome 3L, ASM1763931v2, whole genome shotgun sequence DNA region contains:
- the LOC6496473 gene encoding activin receptor type-1 isoform X4 — protein sequence MESNFFLVFLLSFLICNNARAEIDRLLEENQEIDMELSGHLNGKEFPAGPQNSLQAHPRYKCYSCDPPCPDPFELAHTCQNAVQCWKSRTRNADGQEQVSRGCTTSPDQVPLICNQNSLNKLNGQSKRNTAKNRNVECCTGDYCNKGDFPELPPMISNDVTVITADTSNISKMSAAILGPFLVITLLGAVAIYFIRRSHRKRLAASRTKQDPESYLVNDELLRATSAGDSTLREYLQHSVTSGSGSGLPLLVQRTLAKQVTLIECIGRGKYGEVWRGHWHGESIAVKIFFSRDEESWKRETEIYSTVLLRHENILGFIGSDMTSRNSCTQLWLMTHYYPLGSLFDHLNRNALSHNDMIWICLSIANGLVHLHTEIFGKQGKPAMAHRDLKSKNILVTANGSCVIADFGLAVTHSHVTGQLDLGNNPKVGTKRYMAPEVLDESINLECFEALRRTDIYAFGLVLWEVCRRTISCGIAEEYKVPFYDVVPMDPSFEDMRKVVCTDNYRPSIPNRWTSDSLLAGMSKLMKECWHQNPNVRLPALRIKKTIHKLASADEKIRLDFDEVCV from the exons ATGGagtctaatttttttttagtttttctatTGTCATTTTTAATATGCAATAATGCGAGAG CTGAAATCGACCGACTGCTGGAAGAGAATCAGGAAATAGATATGGAGCTATCGGGCCATTTAAATGGCAAGGAGTTTCCGGCCGGGCCACAGAACTCACTACAAGCGCATCCCAG ATACAAGTGCTACTCGTGTGATCCACCCTGCCCAGATCCTTTTGAGTTGGCCCACACCTGCCAGAATGCCGTTCAG tgCTGGAAATCTCGCACCCGAAATGCGGATGGCCAGGAGCAAGTGTCTCGTGGCTGCACCACTTCGCCGGACCAGGTGCCTCTCATCTGTAACCAGAATTCGCTCAATAAGCTCAACGGACAGAGCAAACGAAATACTGCCAAGAATCGCAATGTAGAATGCTGCACTGGGGACTACTGTAATAAGGGAGATTTTCCCGAACTGCCGCCAATGATCAGCAACGACGTTACGGTCATAACAGCAGATACTAGTAATATAAGCAAGATGTCGGCTGCTATTTTGGGTCCGTTCTTGGTCATCACTCTGCTGGGTGCGGTGGCCATCTATTTCATTCGGCGCAGTCACCGAAAGCGCCTCGCCGCATCACGAACCAAACAGGATCCCGAGTCGTACCTTGTTAACGATGAACTCCTACGTGCCACTAGCGCTGGCGACAGTACGCTTCGCGAATACCTGCAGCATTCGGTTACTTCTGGATCCGGGAGTGGGCTGCCTCTGCTTGTGCAGCGCACATTGGCCAAGCAGGTCACCCTGATAGAATGCATTGGTCGTGGCAAGTATGGCGAGGTGTGGAGGGGTCACTGGCATGGAGAGAGCATCGCCGTCAAGATATTCTTCAGTCGGGATGAGGAATCTTGGAAGCGGGAGACAGAGATCTACAG TACCGTTTTGCTCCGCCACGAAAACATTCTTGGCTTTATCGGCTCCGATATGACGTCACGCAACTCATGCACCCAACTGTGGTTGATGACTCACTATTACCCGCTGGGCTCGCTCTTCGATCACCTGAATCGCAACGCACTAAGCCACAATGACATGATCTGGATTTGCTTGTCGATAGCCAACGGACTAGTACATTTGCATACAGAAATTTTCGGGAAACAAGGAAAGCCAGCCATGGCCCATCGTGATCTGAAGTCGAAGAATATACTGGTCACCGCAAATGGGAGCTGTGTTATAGCCGATTTTGGATTAGCGGTAACCCACTCACATGTGACGGGACAATTAGATTTGGGAAACAATCCAAAAGTTGGCACCAAACGGTACATGGCTCCAGAAGTTTTGGATGAGAG CATTAATTTGGAATGTTTTGAGGCCTTGAGACGCACGGATATTTATGCTTTTGGATTAGTTCTTTGGGAGGTTTGTCGCCGCACAATATCGTGCGGCATTGCCGAAGAGTATAAGGTGCCTTTCTACGACGTAGTGCCTATGGATCCCAGTTTCGAAGACATGCGCAAGGTGGTGTGCACGGACAACTACAGACCCTCCATTCCCAACCGTTGGACTTCGGATTCT CTACTGGCTGGGATGTCTAAACTAATGAAAGAGTGCTGGCACCAGAACCCCAACGTGCGCTTGCCAGCGCTGCGCATCAAAAAGACCATACATAAGCTGGCTTCCGCAGACGAAAAGATACGACTGGACTTTGATGAAGTCTGCGTTTAG
- the LOC6496473 gene encoding activin receptor type-1 isoform X2, with translation MESNFFLVFLLSFLICNNARAEIDRLLEENQEIDMELSGHLNGKEFPAGPQNSLQAHPRRHIKSKRRMKRRYKCYSCDPPCPDPFELAHTCQNAVQCWKSRTRNADGQEQVSRGCTTSPDQVPLICNQNSLNKLNGQSKRNTAKNRNVECCTGDYCNKGDFPELPPMISNDVTVITADTSNISKMSAAILGPFLVITLLGAVAIYFIRRSHRKRLAASRTKQDPESYLVNDELLRATSAGDSTLREYLQHSVTSGSGSGLPLLVQRTLAKQVTLIECIGRGKYGEVWRGHWHGESIAVKIFFSRDEESWKRETEIYSTVLLRHENILGFIGSDMTSRNSCTQLWLMTHYYPLGSLFDHLNRNALSHNDMIWICLSIANGLVHLHTEIFGKQGKPAMAHRDLKSKNILVTANGSCVIADFGLAVTHSHVTGQLDLGNNPKVGTKRYMAPEVLDESINLECFEALRRTDIYAFGLVLWEVCRRTISCGIAEEYKVPFYDVVPMDPSFEDMRKVVCTDNYRPSIPNRWTSDSLLAGMSKLMKECWHQNPNVRLPALRIKKTIHKLASADEKIRLDFDEVCV, from the exons ATGGagtctaatttttttttagtttttctatTGTCATTTTTAATATGCAATAATGCGAGAG CTGAAATCGACCGACTGCTGGAAGAGAATCAGGAAATAGATATGGAGCTATCGGGCCATTTAAATGGCAAGGAGTTTCCGGCCGGGCCACAGAACTCACTACAAGCGCATCCCAG GAGACACATTAAGAGTAAGCGTCGCATGAAAAGAAG ATACAAGTGCTACTCGTGTGATCCACCCTGCCCAGATCCTTTTGAGTTGGCCCACACCTGCCAGAATGCCGTTCAG tgCTGGAAATCTCGCACCCGAAATGCGGATGGCCAGGAGCAAGTGTCTCGTGGCTGCACCACTTCGCCGGACCAGGTGCCTCTCATCTGTAACCAGAATTCGCTCAATAAGCTCAACGGACAGAGCAAACGAAATACTGCCAAGAATCGCAATGTAGAATGCTGCACTGGGGACTACTGTAATAAGGGAGATTTTCCCGAACTGCCGCCAATGATCAGCAACGACGTTACGGTCATAACAGCAGATACTAGTAATATAAGCAAGATGTCGGCTGCTATTTTGGGTCCGTTCTTGGTCATCACTCTGCTGGGTGCGGTGGCCATCTATTTCATTCGGCGCAGTCACCGAAAGCGCCTCGCCGCATCACGAACCAAACAGGATCCCGAGTCGTACCTTGTTAACGATGAACTCCTACGTGCCACTAGCGCTGGCGACAGTACGCTTCGCGAATACCTGCAGCATTCGGTTACTTCTGGATCCGGGAGTGGGCTGCCTCTGCTTGTGCAGCGCACATTGGCCAAGCAGGTCACCCTGATAGAATGCATTGGTCGTGGCAAGTATGGCGAGGTGTGGAGGGGTCACTGGCATGGAGAGAGCATCGCCGTCAAGATATTCTTCAGTCGGGATGAGGAATCTTGGAAGCGGGAGACAGAGATCTACAG TACCGTTTTGCTCCGCCACGAAAACATTCTTGGCTTTATCGGCTCCGATATGACGTCACGCAACTCATGCACCCAACTGTGGTTGATGACTCACTATTACCCGCTGGGCTCGCTCTTCGATCACCTGAATCGCAACGCACTAAGCCACAATGACATGATCTGGATTTGCTTGTCGATAGCCAACGGACTAGTACATTTGCATACAGAAATTTTCGGGAAACAAGGAAAGCCAGCCATGGCCCATCGTGATCTGAAGTCGAAGAATATACTGGTCACCGCAAATGGGAGCTGTGTTATAGCCGATTTTGGATTAGCGGTAACCCACTCACATGTGACGGGACAATTAGATTTGGGAAACAATCCAAAAGTTGGCACCAAACGGTACATGGCTCCAGAAGTTTTGGATGAGAG CATTAATTTGGAATGTTTTGAGGCCTTGAGACGCACGGATATTTATGCTTTTGGATTAGTTCTTTGGGAGGTTTGTCGCCGCACAATATCGTGCGGCATTGCCGAAGAGTATAAGGTGCCTTTCTACGACGTAGTGCCTATGGATCCCAGTTTCGAAGACATGCGCAAGGTGGTGTGCACGGACAACTACAGACCCTCCATTCCCAACCGTTGGACTTCGGATTCT CTACTGGCTGGGATGTCTAAACTAATGAAAGAGTGCTGGCACCAGAACCCCAACGTGCGCTTGCCAGCGCTGCGCATCAAAAAGACCATACATAAGCTGGCTTCCGCAGACGAAAAGATACGACTGGACTTTGATGAAGTCTGCGTTTAG
- the LOC6496473 gene encoding activin receptor type-1 isoform X1, translating into MYTELGAKDVCVRVPSRQVCVYFWLYSIRAEIDRLLEENQEIDMELSGHLNGKEFPAGPQNSLQAHPRRHIKSKRRMKRRYKCYSCDPPCPDPFELAHTCQNAVQCWKSRTRNADGQEQVSRGCTTSPDQVPLICNQNSLNKLNGQSKRNTAKNRNVECCTGDYCNKGDFPELPPMISNDVTVITADTSNISKMSAAILGPFLVITLLGAVAIYFIRRSHRKRLAASRTKQDPESYLVNDELLRATSAGDSTLREYLQHSVTSGSGSGLPLLVQRTLAKQVTLIECIGRGKYGEVWRGHWHGESIAVKIFFSRDEESWKRETEIYSTVLLRHENILGFIGSDMTSRNSCTQLWLMTHYYPLGSLFDHLNRNALSHNDMIWICLSIANGLVHLHTEIFGKQGKPAMAHRDLKSKNILVTANGSCVIADFGLAVTHSHVTGQLDLGNNPKVGTKRYMAPEVLDESINLECFEALRRTDIYAFGLVLWEVCRRTISCGIAEEYKVPFYDVVPMDPSFEDMRKVVCTDNYRPSIPNRWTSDSLLAGMSKLMKECWHQNPNVRLPALRIKKTIHKLASADEKIRLDFDEVCV; encoded by the exons ATGTATACAGAACTTGGGGCTAAGGATGTGTGCGTGAGGGTTCCCTCGCGGCAAGTGTGTGTGTACTTCTGGTTATACTCTATCAGAG CTGAAATCGACCGACTGCTGGAAGAGAATCAGGAAATAGATATGGAGCTATCGGGCCATTTAAATGGCAAGGAGTTTCCGGCCGGGCCACAGAACTCACTACAAGCGCATCCCAG GAGACACATTAAGAGTAAGCGTCGCATGAAAAGAAG ATACAAGTGCTACTCGTGTGATCCACCCTGCCCAGATCCTTTTGAGTTGGCCCACACCTGCCAGAATGCCGTTCAG tgCTGGAAATCTCGCACCCGAAATGCGGATGGCCAGGAGCAAGTGTCTCGTGGCTGCACCACTTCGCCGGACCAGGTGCCTCTCATCTGTAACCAGAATTCGCTCAATAAGCTCAACGGACAGAGCAAACGAAATACTGCCAAGAATCGCAATGTAGAATGCTGCACTGGGGACTACTGTAATAAGGGAGATTTTCCCGAACTGCCGCCAATGATCAGCAACGACGTTACGGTCATAACAGCAGATACTAGTAATATAAGCAAGATGTCGGCTGCTATTTTGGGTCCGTTCTTGGTCATCACTCTGCTGGGTGCGGTGGCCATCTATTTCATTCGGCGCAGTCACCGAAAGCGCCTCGCCGCATCACGAACCAAACAGGATCCCGAGTCGTACCTTGTTAACGATGAACTCCTACGTGCCACTAGCGCTGGCGACAGTACGCTTCGCGAATACCTGCAGCATTCGGTTACTTCTGGATCCGGGAGTGGGCTGCCTCTGCTTGTGCAGCGCACATTGGCCAAGCAGGTCACCCTGATAGAATGCATTGGTCGTGGCAAGTATGGCGAGGTGTGGAGGGGTCACTGGCATGGAGAGAGCATCGCCGTCAAGATATTCTTCAGTCGGGATGAGGAATCTTGGAAGCGGGAGACAGAGATCTACAG TACCGTTTTGCTCCGCCACGAAAACATTCTTGGCTTTATCGGCTCCGATATGACGTCACGCAACTCATGCACCCAACTGTGGTTGATGACTCACTATTACCCGCTGGGCTCGCTCTTCGATCACCTGAATCGCAACGCACTAAGCCACAATGACATGATCTGGATTTGCTTGTCGATAGCCAACGGACTAGTACATTTGCATACAGAAATTTTCGGGAAACAAGGAAAGCCAGCCATGGCCCATCGTGATCTGAAGTCGAAGAATATACTGGTCACCGCAAATGGGAGCTGTGTTATAGCCGATTTTGGATTAGCGGTAACCCACTCACATGTGACGGGACAATTAGATTTGGGAAACAATCCAAAAGTTGGCACCAAACGGTACATGGCTCCAGAAGTTTTGGATGAGAG CATTAATTTGGAATGTTTTGAGGCCTTGAGACGCACGGATATTTATGCTTTTGGATTAGTTCTTTGGGAGGTTTGTCGCCGCACAATATCGTGCGGCATTGCCGAAGAGTATAAGGTGCCTTTCTACGACGTAGTGCCTATGGATCCCAGTTTCGAAGACATGCGCAAGGTGGTGTGCACGGACAACTACAGACCCTCCATTCCCAACCGTTGGACTTCGGATTCT CTACTGGCTGGGATGTCTAAACTAATGAAAGAGTGCTGGCACCAGAACCCCAACGTGCGCTTGCCAGCGCTGCGCATCAAAAAGACCATACATAAGCTGGCTTCCGCAGACGAAAAGATACGACTGGACTTTGATGAAGTCTGCGTTTAG
- the LOC6496473 gene encoding activin receptor type-1 isoform X3, whose translation MYTELGAKDVCVRVPSRQVCVYFWLYSIRAEIDRLLEENQEIDMELSGHLNGKEFPAGPQNSLQAHPRYKCYSCDPPCPDPFELAHTCQNAVQCWKSRTRNADGQEQVSRGCTTSPDQVPLICNQNSLNKLNGQSKRNTAKNRNVECCTGDYCNKGDFPELPPMISNDVTVITADTSNISKMSAAILGPFLVITLLGAVAIYFIRRSHRKRLAASRTKQDPESYLVNDELLRATSAGDSTLREYLQHSVTSGSGSGLPLLVQRTLAKQVTLIECIGRGKYGEVWRGHWHGESIAVKIFFSRDEESWKRETEIYSTVLLRHENILGFIGSDMTSRNSCTQLWLMTHYYPLGSLFDHLNRNALSHNDMIWICLSIANGLVHLHTEIFGKQGKPAMAHRDLKSKNILVTANGSCVIADFGLAVTHSHVTGQLDLGNNPKVGTKRYMAPEVLDESINLECFEALRRTDIYAFGLVLWEVCRRTISCGIAEEYKVPFYDVVPMDPSFEDMRKVVCTDNYRPSIPNRWTSDSLLAGMSKLMKECWHQNPNVRLPALRIKKTIHKLASADEKIRLDFDEVCV comes from the exons ATGTATACAGAACTTGGGGCTAAGGATGTGTGCGTGAGGGTTCCCTCGCGGCAAGTGTGTGTGTACTTCTGGTTATACTCTATCAGAG CTGAAATCGACCGACTGCTGGAAGAGAATCAGGAAATAGATATGGAGCTATCGGGCCATTTAAATGGCAAGGAGTTTCCGGCCGGGCCACAGAACTCACTACAAGCGCATCCCAG ATACAAGTGCTACTCGTGTGATCCACCCTGCCCAGATCCTTTTGAGTTGGCCCACACCTGCCAGAATGCCGTTCAG tgCTGGAAATCTCGCACCCGAAATGCGGATGGCCAGGAGCAAGTGTCTCGTGGCTGCACCACTTCGCCGGACCAGGTGCCTCTCATCTGTAACCAGAATTCGCTCAATAAGCTCAACGGACAGAGCAAACGAAATACTGCCAAGAATCGCAATGTAGAATGCTGCACTGGGGACTACTGTAATAAGGGAGATTTTCCCGAACTGCCGCCAATGATCAGCAACGACGTTACGGTCATAACAGCAGATACTAGTAATATAAGCAAGATGTCGGCTGCTATTTTGGGTCCGTTCTTGGTCATCACTCTGCTGGGTGCGGTGGCCATCTATTTCATTCGGCGCAGTCACCGAAAGCGCCTCGCCGCATCACGAACCAAACAGGATCCCGAGTCGTACCTTGTTAACGATGAACTCCTACGTGCCACTAGCGCTGGCGACAGTACGCTTCGCGAATACCTGCAGCATTCGGTTACTTCTGGATCCGGGAGTGGGCTGCCTCTGCTTGTGCAGCGCACATTGGCCAAGCAGGTCACCCTGATAGAATGCATTGGTCGTGGCAAGTATGGCGAGGTGTGGAGGGGTCACTGGCATGGAGAGAGCATCGCCGTCAAGATATTCTTCAGTCGGGATGAGGAATCTTGGAAGCGGGAGACAGAGATCTACAG TACCGTTTTGCTCCGCCACGAAAACATTCTTGGCTTTATCGGCTCCGATATGACGTCACGCAACTCATGCACCCAACTGTGGTTGATGACTCACTATTACCCGCTGGGCTCGCTCTTCGATCACCTGAATCGCAACGCACTAAGCCACAATGACATGATCTGGATTTGCTTGTCGATAGCCAACGGACTAGTACATTTGCATACAGAAATTTTCGGGAAACAAGGAAAGCCAGCCATGGCCCATCGTGATCTGAAGTCGAAGAATATACTGGTCACCGCAAATGGGAGCTGTGTTATAGCCGATTTTGGATTAGCGGTAACCCACTCACATGTGACGGGACAATTAGATTTGGGAAACAATCCAAAAGTTGGCACCAAACGGTACATGGCTCCAGAAGTTTTGGATGAGAG CATTAATTTGGAATGTTTTGAGGCCTTGAGACGCACGGATATTTATGCTTTTGGATTAGTTCTTTGGGAGGTTTGTCGCCGCACAATATCGTGCGGCATTGCCGAAGAGTATAAGGTGCCTTTCTACGACGTAGTGCCTATGGATCCCAGTTTCGAAGACATGCGCAAGGTGGTGTGCACGGACAACTACAGACCCTCCATTCCCAACCGTTGGACTTCGGATTCT CTACTGGCTGGGATGTCTAAACTAATGAAAGAGTGCTGGCACCAGAACCCCAACGTGCGCTTGCCAGCGCTGCGCATCAAAAAGACCATACATAAGCTGGCTTCCGCAGACGAAAAGATACGACTGGACTTTGATGAAGTCTGCGTTTAG
- the LOC6494101 gene encoding tubulin--tyrosine ligase-like protein 12, with protein MDGINKYNEFVALHKPQLESSAIPVHFWPALYRKLSTDTFDAGEALQLMLIDYDEDEEQNPAQDDDSPNPIFALAVASEKGIKFTDPQAIYLIDHAWTFRLNSARQQLEQYPQLGDRMSAITGVDLELPDRIERILRRLWKYCHAYSIGVEGLSDEERQPIWYVMDEVGSAVNHSDDPNFRLVPLFHMNSQTTYSVLFPIRNCEAGEQVTRDVVEYVSKDAPQRAALLLPWRDADLTDESFLQVEPRADYFTSGHIPETYPKENTDLVPVGSRCDPLKVFAEYEVVRKHLTSPEFILVNNEEEADVLWLTHHFKTFEEFSEQSPRKFINQFPFEYVITIKDLLSIVGRRAAKEHHNSLTLDTYPDWLPTTYNLSTELREFASYYQARAAKGLDNHWIIKPWNLARGLDTHITDNIKQIVRLPATGPKIAQKYIERPVLFKREELDEPVKFDIRYVILLKSVKPLRAYVHRKFFLRFANHPFSLDQFDDYEKHYTVMNYQEEAQLHHVKCVDFLGLWQEQYPDNAWTDLERRICSMLYEVLQCASQADPPCGLAPCAQSRALYAADIMLRWTDEDNKVMQPQLLEINWTPDCKRACDYYPDFFNDIFRLLFLDEENDETFRLLTPDQ; from the coding sequence ATGGACGGCATAAATAAGTACAACGAATTTGTGGCGTTGCACAAGCCGCAGCTGGAGTCCTCGGCAATTCCGGTGCACTTCTGGCCAGCTCTTTACCGGAAGCTATCAACCGACACCTTTGATGCCGGCGAGGCCCTGCAGCTTATGCTGATCGACTATGACGAGGACGAGGAACAGAATCCTGCCCAGGACGACGACAGTCCTAATCCTATTTTTGCTTTGGCAGTGGCAAGTGAAAAAGGGATCAAGTTCACCGATCCCCAGGCTATTTATTTGATTGACCATGCCTGGACTTTCCGGCTGAACAGTGCCCGGCAGCAGTTGGAGCAGTACCCGCAGCTGGGGGATCGGATGTCGGCCATTACCGGCGTGGACTTGGAACTGCCGGATCGCATTGAAAGAATCTTGCGGCGCTTGTGGAAGTACTGCCATGCCTATTCCATCGGAGTTGAGGGACTGTCCGATGAGGAGCGGCAGCCAATCTGGTATGTAATGGACGAAGTGGGCTCGGCGGTAAATCACTCGGACGACCCCAACTTCCGACTGGTGCCACTGTTCCACATGAACAGCCAGACTACATACAGCGTGCTGTTTCCCATCCGGAACTGCGAGGCTGGTGAGCAGGTTACCCGTGATGTGGTGGAATACGTTTCCAAAGATGCACCCCAGCGAGCCGCTCTATTATTACCGTGGAGGGATGCTGACCTCACGGATGAGAGCTTCTTGCAGGTGGAGCCTCGCGCAGATTACTTTACCAGCGGTCACATCCCAGAGACCTATCCCAAAGAAAATACCGATCTTGTCCCTGTGGGATCCCGCTGTGATCCTCTAAAGGTCTTCGCCGAGTACGAGGTGGTGCGGAAGCATCTTACCTCCCCAGAGTTTATTCTAGTCAACAACGAAGAAGAGGCCGATGTCCTGTGGCTCACCCATCACTTCAAAACCTTTGAGGAGTTTAGCGAACAGTCTCCCAGAAAGTTTATTAATCAGTTTCCTTTTGAGTACGTGATCACTATCAAAGATCTACTCAGCATAGTGGGTCGCAGGGCCGCCAAGGAGCATCACAATAGCCTCACCCTGGATACCTATCCCGATTGGCTACCCACCACCTACAATTTGTCCACAGAGTTGAGGGAGTTTGCTTCCTATTACCAAGCCAGAGCCGCAAAGGGTCTGGACAATCATTGGATCATCAAGCCCTGGAATCTGGCTCGCGGACTGGACACCCACATCACAGACAACATCAAGCAGATTGTTAGACTGCCGGCCACGGGCCCAAAGATTGCACAAAAGTACATTGAGCGCCCGGTTCTCTTCAAGCGAGAAGAGTTGGATGAGCCCGTGAAGTTCGACATTCGCTATGTAATCCTCCTCAAGAGCGTGAAACCCTTAAGGGCTTATGTTCATCGCAAGTTTTTCCTCCGGTTTGCCAATCATCCATTCTCATTGGACCAGTTCGACGACTACGAGAAGCACTACACCGTTATGAACTACCAAGAAGAGGCGCAGCTGCACCATGTCAAGTGCGTGGACTTCCTAGGACTGTGGCAGGAACAGTATCCAGACAACGCCTGGACTGATCTTGAGCGACGTATATGTTCAATGCTCTACGAGGTGCTACAGTGTGCCAGCCAGGCGGATCCTCCGTGCGGACTAGCACCGTGCGCCCAGTCCCGGGCTCTGTATGCTGCGGACATAATGCTGCGCTGGACGGACGAGGATAACAAAGTCATGCAGCCTCAGCTCCTGGAGATCAACTGGACCCCCGATTGCAAGAGAGCTTGCGACTACTATCCTGACTTCTTTAATGACATTTTCCGACTACTCTTTTTGGACGAAGAAAACGACGAAACCTTCCGTCTTCTGACGCCAGATCAATAA